The DNA segment AGAACTGCGAGAAGCAGTTGATTGATGAGGTTCCTGAGATTTATAATCCATTGGATGAAGTCCGCAAGTCGGTTCTGCTGAACATGTGTTTCAACCTGGGTATTGGTGGTCTTTTGGGTTTCAATAACACTCTGGCTTTCATTGCTGCCGGAGACTGGGAACGGGCTGCCAATGGTATGCTGGCTTCCAAGTGGGCAAAGCAGGTTGGCCGTAGGGCGATTGAACTCTCCGAGCTGATGAGGAAAGGCAAGTGATACCGATCCCGGTCGAGATAGATGACATGCTGGCTATACTCAATTTGCCAAAGGAGATGGGTGACAACGGTATTTTCAAAGAACATAAAGCTATCGTCATGGAAACGATCAGAACCCTTGTTTTAGTTAATCATTACCAAGATGCAATACGCAACGATTACCCTGATGATGATCCATTCCTGATCTCTTTTCGTTTTGCGTTCTGTTTCCTGATGCTGCATAGCACCTGTG comes from the Candidatus Cloacimonadaceae bacterium genome and includes:
- a CDS encoding glycoside hydrolase family protein codes for the protein MEATLLERIKEQLVRHEGLRLKPYRCTAGKLTIGIGRNLDDSGISQTEACVLLENDIQNCEKQLIDEVPEIYNPLDEVRKSVLLNMCFNLGIGGLLGFNNTLAFIAAGDWERAANGMLASKWAKQVGRRAIELSELMRKGK